The Streptomyces tsukubensis genome includes a region encoding these proteins:
- a CDS encoding DUF6372 family protein: MTGFEEPILTLRLPVLLDWEQNRPGGCRCLCAIFHRLPGATGCTTAAEPGLLLRVETPAETSGPLPVCIGCYTALAPLCV, from the coding sequence GTGACCGGGTTCGAGGAACCCATCCTCACTCTCCGGCTGCCGGTCCTGCTCGACTGGGAGCAGAACCGGCCGGGCGGCTGTCGCTGCCTGTGCGCGATCTTCCACCGCCTCCCGGGCGCCACCGGCTGTACGACGGCCGCCGAGCCCGGCCTGCTGCTGCGTGTTGAGACTCCCGCCGAGACCAGCGGGCCCCTGCCGGTGTGCATCGGCTGCTACACCGCGCTCGCCCCGCTCTGCGTCTGA